In Halorientalis sp. LT38, a genomic segment contains:
- a CDS encoding DUF2249 domain-containing protein has translation MTTDVDVRDWPETERRERLFDRLERADSGDEFEIVADRDVDPHLVRYQIDCDRALDWEYADPDAEPRELRVTVGESLDGTLGTIDVRDLKPQRRHEALLGIFDELGADEGFVLVNDHDPKPLYHELRSMHGDVVDWEYASQGSEWRVEVAKTGESDAADEDVVTRYDVRDIPKPERHPTIHHRYGMIPEGGTMELIAPHEPRPLHQEFRQRYGDSFTWEVVESEPGRCRVQVTKGEDAGGDDGSSGTDADAAPSSAGDDEIEITEELDVRDLPPAQRHERIFDAYDELATGEGFVLVNDHDPKPLYHQFEAEAGPEFRWAYRQKAPGEFRVVIGKAEGSADSPGAGETEAPF, from the coding sequence ATGACCACGGACGTCGACGTCCGCGACTGGCCGGAGACGGAACGCCGCGAGCGCCTGTTCGATCGACTGGAGCGCGCAGACTCCGGCGACGAGTTCGAGATCGTCGCCGATCGAGATGTCGACCCGCACCTGGTTCGCTATCAGATCGACTGCGATCGCGCGCTGGACTGGGAGTACGCCGACCCCGACGCGGAACCGCGGGAACTCCGGGTGACCGTGGGCGAGTCCCTCGACGGCACGCTCGGGACCATCGACGTCCGCGACCTCAAACCCCAGCGGCGACACGAGGCGCTCCTCGGGATCTTCGACGAACTGGGAGCGGACGAGGGGTTCGTGCTGGTGAACGACCACGACCCGAAGCCGCTGTATCACGAACTCCGGTCGATGCACGGTGACGTGGTCGACTGGGAGTACGCGAGCCAGGGCAGCGAGTGGCGCGTCGAGGTCGCCAAGACCGGCGAGTCCGACGCGGCGGACGAGGACGTCGTCACGCGGTACGACGTCCGCGACATCCCGAAGCCGGAACGCCACCCCACGATCCACCACCGGTACGGGATGATCCCCGAGGGCGGGACGATGGAACTGATCGCCCCCCACGAGCCGCGACCGCTCCACCAGGAGTTCCGCCAGCGCTACGGCGACTCGTTCACCTGGGAGGTCGTCGAGTCCGAACCGGGTCGCTGCCGCGTACAGGTGACGAAGGGCGAGGACGCCGGTGGGGATGACGGATCGTCCGGCACCGACGCGGACGCGGCGCCGTCGTCGGCGGGCGACGACGAAATCGAGATCACCGAGGAACTCGACGTCCGGGACCTGCCGCCGGCCCAGCGTCACGAACGGATCTTCGACGCGTACGACGAACTGGCGACGGGTGAGGGATTCGTGCTGGTGAACGACCACGATCCGAAGCCGCTGTACCACCAGTTCGAGGCCGAGGCCGGTCCGGAGTTCCGCTGGGCGTACCGGCAGAAAGCACCCGGCGAGTTCAGAGTGGTGATCGGCAAGGCCGAAGGGAGCGCCGACTCGCCCGGCGCGGGGGAGACGGAAGCCCCGTTCTGA
- a CDS encoding CBS domain-containing protein, whose protein sequence is MDCTDILTTEFPSIDASTRVAKLVSAFTDRAARVVVVTDDDGFVGVVNRRQLLASKHDPDERVANVVRDDPPRIEPTEDVRETARLMIESELSTLPVFEDGTFRGVVTAENLVAAVQPNLDALDVDDVYTRDLISIGPETTMGEVINTVRERRISRVPVIDETDAGGGVRREVLGMVSLADLVGFIVRSTSKQQGGDHEGFDGHDGGGSNDTFQSHGGFGERAGDEDRLLDLPARDVMNVPVATITPSTSLEAAADEMLSNGFASLVVVDGDDQPVGILTMTDVVRSLTWTEAEPFRIQIFGVDLLTGMSREEVAELVEEIDEKYAEMDLIEAYVVLQAHTERQRGTPLVRATIRLFTNKGRFAGTGEEYGAAPAIRGARDNLERNVLDDKEYADSKKRSPGDREDAQKLLGWWLEA, encoded by the coding sequence ATGGACTGCACCGACATTCTCACGACGGAGTTTCCGTCCATCGACGCGTCGACCCGGGTCGCCAAGCTCGTCAGCGCGTTCACAGACCGGGCGGCGCGGGTCGTCGTGGTCACCGACGACGACGGGTTCGTCGGCGTCGTGAACCGGCGCCAGCTCCTCGCGTCGAAACACGACCCGGACGAGCGCGTCGCGAACGTGGTGCGCGACGATCCGCCGCGGATCGAGCCCACCGAAGACGTCCGCGAGACCGCGCGGCTGATGATCGAGAGCGAACTCTCGACCCTGCCGGTCTTCGAGGACGGAACCTTCCGCGGCGTCGTCACCGCCGAGAACCTCGTCGCAGCGGTCCAGCCCAACCTCGACGCGCTCGACGTCGACGACGTCTACACCCGCGATCTGATCTCGATCGGGCCGGAGACGACCATGGGCGAGGTGATCAACACTGTCCGCGAGCGCCGCATCTCCAGGGTCCCCGTGATCGACGAGACGGACGCGGGCGGGGGCGTCCGCCGTGAGGTTCTCGGGATGGTGAGCCTCGCCGATCTGGTGGGCTTCATCGTCCGCTCGACCAGCAAGCAACAGGGCGGCGATCACGAGGGGTTCGACGGCCACGACGGTGGCGGCTCGAACGACACGTTCCAGTCGCACGGCGGCTTCGGCGAACGCGCCGGCGACGAGGACCGCCTGCTGGACCTGCCCGCGAGAGACGTGATGAACGTCCCCGTCGCGACGATCACCCCGAGCACCTCCCTCGAGGCGGCGGCCGACGAGATGCTCTCGAACGGGTTCGCCTCGCTCGTGGTGGTCGACGGCGACGACCAGCCGGTGGGCATCCTGACCATGACGGACGTGGTCCGCTCGCTCACCTGGACCGAGGCGGAGCCGTTCCGGATCCAGATCTTCGGCGTGGACCTGCTCACCGGAATGTCCCGGGAGGAGGTGGCCGAACTCGTCGAGGAGATCGACGAAAAGTACGCCGAGATGGACCTCATCGAGGCCTACGTCGTGCTCCAGGCCCACACCGAGCGCCAGCGCGGGACGCCGCTCGTCCGCGCGACCATCCGCCTGTTCACGAACAAGGGCCGCTTCGCCGGCACGGGCGAGGAGTACGGCGCGGCCCCGGCCATCCGCGGCGCCCGCGACAACCTCGAACGCAACGTCCTCGACGACAAGGAGTACGCCGACAGCAAGAAACGGTCTCCGGGCGACCGCGAGGACGCCCAGAAACTCCTCGGCTGGTGGCTGGAAGCCTGA
- a CDS encoding HTH domain-containing protein — MPEAGRETQFTESEVLDVFTGREDYAEPLTATEVAERLECSRRTALNKLHALSEKTEVTSKKVGGRSRVWWIPVHVDN, encoded by the coding sequence ATGCCAGAGGCAGGCAGAGAGACGCAGTTCACGGAGTCGGAAGTGCTGGACGTGTTCACCGGACGCGAGGACTACGCGGAACCGCTGACGGCGACGGAGGTGGCGGAGCGACTCGAGTGCTCGCGCCGGACGGCGCTGAACAAACTGCACGCGCTCTCGGAGAAGACCGAAGTCACGAGCAAGAAGGTCGGCGGTCGGAGCCGCGTCTGGTGGATTCCCGTCCACGTCGATAACTGA
- a CDS encoding AAA family ATPase codes for MVEAFAVASGKGGTGKTTSTLALGMALAEEYDVTVIDADTGMANLLFHAGLSSVDTTLHDVLVAGGAPVEAAVYDRFGMSVVPCGTSLAGFEAAEPERLREVVATLAADTDVILLDSPATLGSKSAVLPIVLADRVVVVLQPTIPALSDGLKVQEYAHSYGTETAGTIFNKVTEPDDVESVAEKSRRYFDGPTLATVPDSDAAREARRAGEPLLAHAPATEAAAAYREAARTLDVRSGEADDVAARFRSAVIPDPR; via the coding sequence ATGGTCGAGGCGTTCGCGGTCGCGAGCGGGAAAGGGGGCACCGGCAAGACCACCAGCACGCTCGCGCTGGGGATGGCGCTGGCCGAGGAGTACGACGTGACGGTCATCGACGCGGACACGGGGATGGCGAACCTGCTCTTTCACGCCGGCCTCTCGTCGGTCGACACGACGCTGCACGACGTGCTCGTCGCGGGCGGCGCGCCCGTCGAGGCAGCGGTCTACGACCGGTTCGGGATGTCCGTCGTCCCCTGCGGGACGAGCCTCGCGGGCTTCGAGGCGGCCGAACCCGAGCGCCTGCGCGAGGTGGTCGCCACCCTCGCCGCCGACACCGACGTGATCCTCCTGGACTCGCCCGCCACGCTGGGCTCGAAGTCGGCGGTCCTGCCGATCGTGCTGGCCGACCGGGTCGTGGTCGTCCTCCAGCCCACCATCCCGGCGCTCTCGGACGGGCTGAAAGTCCAGGAGTACGCCCACTCCTACGGGACGGAGACCGCGGGCACGATCTTCAACAAGGTGACCGAACCGGACGACGTGGAGTCGGTCGCCGAGAAGTCCCGGCGGTACTTCGACGGGCCGACGCTCGCGACGGTCCCGGACAGCGACGCCGCCCGCGAGGCCCGTCGCGCCGGCGAACCGCTGCTCGCGCACGCCCCGGCGACCGAGGCCGCCGCGGCCTACCGCGAGGCCGCCCGGACGCTCGACGTCCGGTCGGGCGAGGCCGACGACGTGGCCGCTCGCTTCCGGAGCGCCGTGATCCCGGATCCACGATGA
- a CDS encoding cobyric acid synthase, whose product MARTILVAGTASHVGKSTVAAGCCRLLSDRGVDVAPFKAQNMSNNARAVADPDGSTGEIGVSQYVQARAARVPATTDHNPVLLKPRGDGESQLVLQGEAVAHYGAGEYYDEHWDDALEAARDSFARLAADHEVIVAEGAGSIAEPNLRERDLANVETARFSDARILLVADIERGGVFASLVGTLELMPEDLRDRVVGAAITKFRGDRSLLASGIAEFEDRTGVPILGVLPYDDPGLPEEDSVSLPAEGERAVHGDDGVPDEESVRIAVPRLPRASNMTDLEPLARQPGVRVAYLPLDASLGDADAVVVPGSKNTVDDLRALHDAGFGENLRAFDGPVVGLCGGYQMLGERITNAGVESTDDLDVVDGFGLLPVETRFETAKDVEPVARELRGVGPLAGAAGSITGYEIHMGRTRLTGEVERPFPADGERAAEGAAIERVLGTYLHGLFENRIVREAFLDAVFADAGLDRPADGGVADSADGGIDAAADRAAALLREHLDLAPIGF is encoded by the coding sequence ATGGCGCGGACGATCCTCGTCGCCGGCACCGCCAGCCACGTCGGCAAGAGCACCGTCGCCGCCGGCTGCTGTCGTCTGCTCTCCGACCGGGGCGTCGACGTCGCCCCGTTCAAGGCCCAGAACATGAGCAACAACGCCCGCGCGGTGGCCGATCCGGACGGCTCGACCGGCGAGATCGGCGTCTCGCAGTACGTCCAGGCGCGGGCCGCTCGCGTCCCGGCGACGACCGACCACAACCCGGTTCTCCTGAAGCCCCGCGGGGACGGCGAGTCCCAGCTGGTCCTGCAGGGCGAGGCCGTCGCCCACTACGGCGCCGGGGAGTACTACGACGAGCACTGGGACGACGCGCTCGAGGCGGCCCGCGACTCGTTCGCCCGACTCGCCGCCGACCACGAGGTGATCGTCGCCGAAGGAGCAGGTTCGATCGCGGAACCGAACCTCCGCGAGCGCGACCTGGCAAACGTCGAGACGGCGCGGTTCTCTGATGCTCGGATCCTCCTCGTCGCGGACATCGAACGCGGCGGGGTCTTCGCCTCGCTCGTCGGGACCCTGGAACTCATGCCCGAGGATCTCCGCGACCGCGTCGTGGGCGCGGCCATCACGAAGTTCCGGGGCGACCGCTCGCTGCTGGCGTCCGGCATCGCGGAGTTCGAGGACCGGACGGGTGTGCCGATCCTGGGCGTGCTCCCGTACGACGACCCCGGACTCCCCGAGGAGGACAGCGTGTCGCTCCCGGCCGAAGGCGAACGGGCCGTCCACGGCGACGACGGCGTCCCCGACGAGGAGAGCGTCCGGATCGCCGTCCCGCGACTCCCTAGGGCCTCCAATATGACCGACCTCGAACCGCTGGCCCGCCAGCCCGGCGTCCGGGTGGCCTATCTCCCCCTCGACGCCTCCCTCGGTGATGCCGACGCCGTCGTCGTGCCCGGGTCGAAGAACACGGTCGACGACCTCCGGGCGCTCCACGACGCGGGGTTCGGCGAGAACCTGCGAGCGTTCGACGGCCCGGTCGTCGGCCTCTGCGGAGGCTACCAGATGCTCGGCGAGCGGATCACGAACGCGGGCGTCGAGAGTACCGACGACCTCGACGTCGTGGACGGATTCGGACTCCTCCCCGTCGAGACGCGCTTCGAGACGGCCAAAGACGTCGAGCCGGTGGCCCGCGAACTGCGGGGCGTCGGTCCCCTGGCCGGCGCGGCGGGCTCGATCACCGGCTACGAGATCCACATGGGCCGAACCCGGTTGACGGGTGAGGTCGAGCGCCCCTTCCCCGCCGATGGCGAGCGCGCGGCCGAGGGAGCCGCGATCGAGCGAGTGCTCGGAACCTACCTCCACGGCCTGTTCGAGAACCGGATCGTCCGCGAGGCGTTCCTCGACGCGGTGTTCGCGGACGCTGGCCTAGATCGTCCGGCCGACGGCGGTGTCGCGGACAGCGCTGACGGCGGGATCGACGCGGCCGCCGACCGGGCCGCGGCGCTCCTCCGCGAGCACCTCGACCTGGCTCCGATCGGATTCTGA
- a CDS encoding calcium/sodium antiporter gives MAVAAVALDLLLVAAAVVALWYGGLRFVESASALARRLGVSDLVIGLTVVGFGTSLPEFAVTLDAAVVGRADIAVGNVVGSNVFNLGLVLGAVALFGSVTVSRTLVRRDGSAVVASTVLAGLVCWDLTVTRLEAGLLFAAFLSYLLLVVIREVQGEPAAGATEAATLRTGLTLVVGLASIVLGANLMVGSAADLARVVGLSEWEIGETVVAAGTSSPEFVASLAAARRGFGDVAAGNLLGSSVFNLLGVLGLAGLLVPLSVAPAAATSLVWLLGLSALAVVLLATGGGISRIEGVPLVLVSVAKWVVDLV, from the coding sequence ATGGCGGTCGCTGCGGTAGCGCTCGACCTCCTGCTGGTGGCCGCGGCCGTCGTCGCGCTGTGGTACGGCGGGCTCCGGTTCGTCGAGTCCGCCTCGGCCCTGGCGCGGCGGCTGGGCGTCTCGGACCTCGTGATCGGGTTGACCGTCGTCGGCTTCGGGACGTCGCTCCCGGAGTTCGCAGTGACCCTCGACGCCGCCGTGGTCGGACGGGCCGACATCGCCGTCGGGAACGTCGTCGGCTCGAACGTGTTCAATCTCGGTCTCGTTCTGGGAGCGGTCGCGCTGTTCGGGTCGGTCACGGTCTCGCGGACGCTCGTCCGCCGGGACGGGAGCGCCGTCGTCGCCAGTACCGTCCTCGCAGGCCTGGTCTGCTGGGACCTGACGGTCACCCGGCTCGAAGCCGGACTGCTGTTCGCCGCGTTTCTGTCCTACCTGCTCCTCGTCGTGATTCGAGAAGTTCAGGGCGAACCGGCGGCCGGGGCGACCGAAGCGGCGACCCTCCGCACGGGACTGACTTTGGTCGTCGGCCTCGCGTCGATCGTGCTGGGCGCGAACCTGATGGTCGGTTCGGCGGCCGATCTCGCGCGGGTGGTCGGCCTCAGCGAGTGGGAGATCGGCGAAACCGTCGTCGCCGCTGGCACGTCGTCGCCAGAGTTCGTCGCCTCGCTCGCCGCCGCCCGCCGCGGGTTCGGCGACGTGGCCGCCGGCAACCTGCTGGGCAGCAGCGTGTTCAACCTGCTGGGCGTGCTGGGACTGGCCGGACTGCTCGTCCCGCTGTCGGTCGCGCCGGCCGCCGCGACGAGTCTCGTCTGGCTGCTCGGACTCAGCGCCCTCGCGGTGGTGCTGCTCGCGACCGGCGGCGGTATCTCGCGTATCGAGGGCGTCCCGCTGGTACTCGTGTCCGTGGCCAAGTGGGTCGTCGATCTGGTCTGA